In the Longimicrobiales bacterium genome, one interval contains:
- a CDS encoding plastocyanin/azurin family copper-binding protein, with the protein MEWTAKASPLLRHILLAAVAVHALACAAPPGEVDSPEEIDVQTVYGQAPPAVGGIPSIVSLTPLGGHAIQPGSATVDQIGLQFSPSQLIVPTGSTVTFTNSESLPHNVRLTRVGEAAPFFDRDADPDESVDVVFEVSGGVDVACAAHPGMRAFVYITDASHSVFADRDGTFTFTKLNEGDYDFLVWSADESLRQGGSVHVGPPPFEVVFPPQG; encoded by the coding sequence GTGGAATGGACCGCTAAGGCGAGTCCGTTGCTCCGCCACATCCTTCTCGCCGCGGTGGCGGTGCACGCTCTAGCGTGCGCCGCTCCGCCTGGCGAGGTGGACTCACCCGAGGAGATAGACGTTCAGACCGTCTATGGTCAGGCTCCGCCGGCCGTGGGTGGGATCCCATCTATCGTCTCACTGACACCACTCGGCGGCCATGCGATTCAGCCTGGCTCAGCCACAGTCGACCAGATCGGCCTTCAGTTCTCGCCCTCCCAACTCATCGTGCCCACAGGTTCGACGGTGACGTTTACCAACAGCGAGAGCCTGCCCCACAATGTACGGCTGACACGTGTCGGTGAGGCGGCTCCGTTTTTCGACCGGGATGCCGATCCGGACGAATCCGTAGACGTCGTTTTCGAAGTATCCGGAGGGGTCGATGTAGCGTGCGCGGCTCACCCGGGCATGAGAGCCTTCGTCTACATCACAGACGCCTCACATTCGGTATTCGCCGACCGTGACGGCACCTTCACATTCACGAAGCTGAACGAGGGCGATTACGACTTCCTGGTGTGGAGCGCGGACGAGTCGCTCCGGCAAGGAGGATCCGTCCATGTCGGCCCTCCGCCCTTCGAAGTCGTCTTCCCGCCCCAGGGTTAA